In [Leptolyngbya] sp. PCC 7376, a genomic segment contains:
- a CDS encoding PstS family phosphate ABC transporter substrate-binding protein: MKQQATRFRAWSLGLSSLALITMLGACGGDQPATDTSEGTDTTEETTEEAGSGLSGSVAIDGSSTVFPITEAMAEEFQKANPDVRITVGVSGTGGGFKKFCSGETDISDASRPIKESEIALCEEGGIEYIEIPVAYDAISVVANLENDWAMCLTTAELTKIWSPDAEGTIDNWSQVREGFPDQPLTLYGPGTDSGTFDYFTDAINGDEGLSRGDYTASEDDNVVVQGVAQDTGALGYFGLAYFEENVDRLRAVEVDDEDAANGEGCVAPSVATVDDTTYQPLARPIFIYVSTDALERPEVSAFVDFYMQEENGSLVSEVGYVAMSSEIYSKAITRIEEKTVGSIFGGGSTVGVKLDEVL, translated from the coding sequence ATGAAACAGCAAGCCACTCGCTTCCGCGCTTGGTCTTTAGGCCTTTCGAGTTTGGCTCTCATCACAATGCTAGGCGCTTGTGGTGGTGACCAACCTGCTACCGATACTTCTGAAGGTACTGATACAACTGAAGAAACTACTGAAGAAGCTGGTTCTGGGCTTTCAGGTAGTGTTGCTATCGATGGTTCTAGTACAGTTTTCCCTATCACCGAGGCAATGGCTGAGGAATTTCAGAAGGCAAATCCTGATGTTCGTATCACCGTTGGTGTTTCTGGTACTGGTGGTGGTTTCAAGAAATTTTGTTCTGGTGAAACTGACATTTCCGATGCTTCTCGTCCTATCAAAGAGTCTGAAATCGCGCTCTGCGAAGAAGGCGGTATTGAGTACATTGAGATTCCTGTTGCTTATGATGCAATCTCAGTTGTTGCGAACCTCGAAAATGATTGGGCAATGTGCTTAACAACTGCAGAACTCACCAAAATTTGGTCTCCTGATGCTGAGGGCACTATTGATAACTGGAGCCAGGTTCGTGAGGGTTTCCCTGATCAGCCTTTGACTCTCTATGGTCCTGGTACTGATTCTGGTACATTCGACTACTTCACTGATGCAATTAATGGTGATGAAGGTCTCAGCCGTGGTGACTATACTGCCAGTGAGGATGACAATGTTGTTGTACAAGGTGTTGCCCAAGATACTGGTGCTCTCGGTTACTTCGGTCTTGCTTACTTTGAAGAGAACGTAGATCGTCTTCGTGCTGTAGAGGTTGATGATGAAGATGCAGCTAATGGTGAAGGTTGTGTTGCACCTAGTGTGGCAACTGTAGATGACACAACTTATCAGCCTCTTGCGCGTCCTATCTTTATCTATGTGAGCACTGATGCGCTAGAGCGTCCTGAAGTTTCTGCATTTGTTGACTTCTATATGCAGGAAGAGAATGGCAGTCTGGTTTCTGAGGTTGGTTATGTTGCAATGTCTTCTGAAATTTACAGTAAGGCTATAACTCGTATTGAGGAGAAAACTGTGGGTTCTATCTTCGGTGGTGGTTCTACCGTTGGTGTGAAGCTTGATGAAGTTCTCTAG